Proteins encoded by one window of Labrus bergylta chromosome 2, fLabBer1.1, whole genome shotgun sequence:
- the LOC109999947 gene encoding cilia- and flagella-associated protein 157-like → MVLFICFPSCRCQRKCDEFEKHNVSLISQSKALKEDKYDISEFLKHSRIERKRKVGELAEKLENQQQVAEQFLKDLKLQQSLQIEELKEQVDIRTSETRRQAAQIEEQKEQKEQLRKQLSEQLYDLESLEQQPFKEKTEHEAAIGILRSEEKTETNRLLEKTSTALNDRLERKTSEIIQEEKALHSERMQQLQVIMDEINALLEERDRLQSHETHLGLQIDDMNEAAVRIERDISTNEKTAERLTEVCQQLKLKMEDYSLITEVRLPQIEDLRKCLASASEERRQMAAMAVQLEAELQRERRRGEQLEVDMKEAVVILRHILTVTTLKPDHKMFGRLGQKSAVF, encoded by the exons ATGGTcctcttcatttgttttccGTCCTGCAGGTGTCAGCGGAAATGTGACGAGTTCGAGAAGCACAACGTGAGCCTGATCTCGCAGAGCAAAGCGCTGAAGGAGGACAAGTACGACATCTCGGAGTTCCTGAAACACTCCCGGATTGAAAGGAAGCGGAAGGTGGGCGAGCTTGCTGAGAAGCTGGAGAATCAGCAGCAGGTTGCAGAACAGTTCCTGAAGGACctgaagctgcagcagagccTGCAGATAGAAGAGCTAAAGGAGCAGGTGGACATTCGGACCTCAGAGACCAGGAGGCAGG CTGCACAGATTGAGGAGCAAAAGGAGCAGAAGGAGCAGCTCAGGAAACAGCTCAGTGAGCAGCTGTATGACCTGGAGTCTCTGGAGCAGCAGCCGTTTAAAGAGAAGACGGAGCATGAAGCTGCCATCGGGATCCTGAGATCAGAAGAAAAGACTGAGACGAACAG ATTGTTAGAGAAGACAAGTACGGCGTTGAACGATAGGTTGGAGAGGAAGACCTCAGAAATCATTCAGGAGGAGAAGGCTCTGCACAGCGAGCGgatgcagcagctgcaggtgaTAATGGACGAGATCAACGctctgctggaggagagagaccGCCTGCAAAGCCACGAGACACATCTCGGATTACAGATAGACGACATGAATGAAGCCGCTGTGAGGATTGAGCGGGACATCTCCACCAATGAGAAG ACAGCCGAGCGGCTGACGGAGGTGTGCCAGCAGCTGAAGTTGAAGATGGAGGATTACAGCCTCATCACGGAGGTCAGGCTGCCTCAGATCGAGGATCTCAG GAAATGTTTGGCCTCAGCATCAGAGGAGCGCCGTCAGATGGCAGCGATGGCGGTTCAGCTGGAGGCGGAGctacagagggagaggagaagaggggagcAGCTGGAGGTCGACATGAAGGAAGCAGTCGTCATCCTCAGACACATCCTGACGGTAACAACACTCAAACCTGATCACAAAATGTTCGGAAGACTGGGACAGAAGTCTGCAGTTTTTTGA